A genomic region of Sideroxydans sp. CL21 contains the following coding sequences:
- the trmL gene encoding tRNA (uridine(34)/cytosine(34)/5-carboxymethylaminomethyluridine(34)-2'-O)-methyltransferase TrmL → MFNVILYEPEIPPNTGNVIRLCANTGVRLHLIRPLGFALDDKHMRRAGLDYHEYASMQVHDSLADCLRSLPQARLFAFTTKAVHHYHEVQYQAGDAFLFGPESRGLPNEVLESIAPERRLRLPMLPDNRSLNLSNTVAVVVFEAWRQCNFAGSQPMNSLPG, encoded by the coding sequence ATGTTTAACGTGATCTTGTACGAGCCAGAAATCCCGCCCAACACCGGCAATGTCATCCGTTTGTGTGCGAACACCGGTGTCCGCCTGCACCTGATCCGCCCGCTGGGGTTTGCGCTCGACGACAAGCATATGCGCCGCGCCGGCCTGGATTATCACGAATACGCATCAATGCAAGTGCATGACAGCCTTGCTGATTGTTTGCGCAGTTTGCCTCAGGCACGCCTGTTCGCCTTTACCACCAAGGCCGTACATCACTACCACGAGGTGCAGTATCAAGCCGGGGACGCCTTTTTGTTCGGGCCGGAAAGCCGCGGACTGCCAAACGAGGTATTGGAATCGATCGCGCCGGAGCGGCGCTTGCGTTTGCCGATGTTGCCGGACAACCGCAGTTTGAACCTGTCTAATACGGTGGCCGTGGTGGTGTTCGAAGCTTGGCGGCAGTGCAACTTTGCCGGCAGTCAGCCCATGAATTCGCTGCCGGGCTGA
- a CDS encoding NAD(P)H-dependent glycerol-3-phosphate dehydrogenase produces MKIAVLGSGAWGTALAVSFAPRHQVTLWARDAHRVEAMRSSRQNQRYLPDITLPAELKLSADLDEVLAGVELVIVAVPVAALRSTLQQIASRFPLAVEFPAVIWVCKGFESGTSQLPHQIVTETLPASFPRGVLSGPSFAQEVARSLPTALTLASGDGEFAQSTAKALHHSRLRIYSSTDVVGVEIGGAIKNVLAIAAGICDGMHMGLNARAALLTRGLAEMTRLGLQMGGHAETLGGLSGVGDLILTCTGDLSRNRQVGMLLAQGKSLATILDELGHVAEGVYTAREVHCIAAQRGVEMPICEAVYRVLYENLAVGKAVEALLSRQPGSEFMG; encoded by the coding sequence ATGAAAATCGCAGTATTGGGTTCCGGGGCATGGGGAACGGCACTGGCAGTCAGTTTCGCCCCGCGCCACCAAGTCACCCTGTGGGCACGAGATGCGCACAGGGTAGAGGCGATGCGCAGCTCTCGCCAGAATCAACGCTATCTGCCCGATATCACCCTGCCTGCAGAACTGAAGCTTTCCGCCGATCTGGACGAGGTCCTGGCCGGTGTCGAGTTGGTTATCGTTGCCGTTCCGGTTGCGGCGCTGCGCAGCACGTTGCAACAGATTGCTAGCCGTTTCCCTCTCGCTGTTGAATTCCCTGCAGTGATTTGGGTGTGCAAAGGATTCGAGAGCGGTACTTCTCAACTTCCCCATCAGATCGTCACCGAGACATTGCCCGCCTCTTTTCCGCGCGGTGTGCTGTCCGGTCCCAGTTTCGCCCAGGAAGTGGCGCGCAGTCTGCCGACGGCCTTGACGCTGGCCTCCGGCGATGGCGAGTTCGCGCAAAGCACGGCGAAGGCGCTGCACCATTCCCGTTTGCGCATTTACTCCAGCACCGATGTGGTCGGCGTCGAGATCGGCGGAGCGATTAAGAACGTACTGGCCATCGCGGCGGGCATCTGCGACGGCATGCATATGGGCCTGAATGCACGTGCCGCCTTGCTCACCCGCGGATTGGCCGAGATGACACGGCTGGGCCTGCAAATGGGCGGTCATGCTGAAACATTGGGCGGGCTGTCCGGCGTGGGCGACCTGATACTCACCTGTACTGGCGATCTTTCACGCAACCGTCAGGTCGGCATGCTGTTGGCACAAGGCAAGTCGCTCGCGACTATCCTTGATGAGTTGGGACACGTGGCGGAAGGTGTGTACACGGCACGCGAAGTACACTGCATTGCCGCGCAACGCGGGGTTGAGATGCCGATCTGCGAGGCGGTATATCGCGTTTTGTATGAAAACCTTGCGGTGGGCAAAGCAGTCGAGGCGCTGCTGAGCCGTCAGCCCGGCAGCGAATTCATGGGCTGA
- a CDS encoding SH3 domain-containing protein, with the protein MARRLATVLLLLGVVHAAHAFDFVSVAEPAILYDANSLKAKKLFVATRYLPLEQVVVLDNWVKVRDNSGKLFWIEKRHLSSKRYVMVTVPTTTVYRNPDNNSDVVFKATQQLGLEWLGNTGTGWVKVRHADGSTGYLKSGDVWGD; encoded by the coding sequence TTGGCGAGACGCCTGGCGACAGTCCTGCTGTTGTTGGGCGTCGTCCATGCGGCCCACGCTTTTGACTTTGTTTCGGTTGCCGAGCCTGCCATCCTCTACGACGCCAATTCGCTGAAGGCGAAAAAATTGTTCGTAGCCACACGCTACCTGCCCTTGGAGCAAGTGGTTGTGCTGGACAACTGGGTCAAGGTGCGTGACAACTCGGGCAAGTTGTTCTGGATAGAAAAACGCCATCTGAGCAGCAAACGCTACGTCATGGTGACGGTTCCAACTACTACTGTGTATCGCAATCCTGACAATAATTCAGACGTGGTATTCAAGGCCACACAGCAACTCGGTCTGGAATGGCTCGGCAATACAGGTACAGGTTGGGTCAAGGTACGCCATGCGGACGGTAGCACGGGTTACCTGAAGTCCGGCGATGTGTGGGGCGACTGA
- the secB gene encoding protein-export chaperone SecB, with protein sequence MTEAAQTNTQPVFNIEKLYVKDLSLEIPNAPGIFLERENPQIDLQLQTQAAPLEEGLFDVTVTVTVTAKLQGKDKVLFLIEAKQAGIFQIRNLPAEDMETVLAVACPNILYPYLREVVSDVAVRGGFAPVLLNPINFEGLFQQQKQQSQAESQATEAVKH encoded by the coding sequence ATGACTGAAGCAGCACAAACAAACACGCAGCCCGTCTTCAACATCGAAAAACTGTACGTGAAAGATCTGTCGCTGGAGATACCCAATGCTCCCGGTATATTTCTGGAGCGCGAAAATCCCCAGATCGATCTGCAATTGCAGACCCAGGCTGCGCCTCTCGAAGAAGGCTTGTTCGATGTCACCGTCACGGTCACGGTCACGGCAAAGCTACAGGGAAAAGACAAAGTGCTGTTCCTGATCGAGGCCAAACAGGCCGGTATATTCCAGATACGCAATTTGCCGGCGGAAGATATGGAAACGGTGCTGGCGGTTGCCTGCCCCAATATTCTTTATCCCTATTTGCGCGAAGTGGTGTCGGACGTGGCGGTACGCGGCGGATTTGCACCGGTTCTTCTCAATCCGATCAATTTCGAAGGACTCTTTCAGCAGCAAAAGCAGCAGTCACAAGCTGAAAGCCAGGCTACAGAGGCGGTCAAGCACTAA
- the grxC gene encoding glutaredoxin 3, translating to MAKIVMYCTEVCPYCVRAEHLLQRKGIKDIEKIRVDLQPEMLEIMIRESGRRTVPQIYINGEHVGGYDDMAALDRAGKLDAMLAKNQ from the coding sequence ATGGCCAAGATCGTCATGTATTGCACGGAAGTCTGCCCGTATTGCGTGCGCGCCGAACATCTGTTGCAGCGCAAGGGGATAAAGGATATCGAGAAGATACGCGTCGATCTCCAGCCCGAAATGCTCGAGATTATGATTCGGGAATCGGGTCGCCGTACCGTGCCGCAGATCTATATCAATGGCGAACATGTCGGAGGATACGACGACATGGCGGCACTGGATCGGGCGGGAAAACTGGATGCCATGTTGGCGAAAAATCAATGA
- a CDS encoding rhodanese-like domain-containing protein — protein sequence MLQFLQNNSWTVLVAVSSGAMLFWSFFGNRLRGIKEVDHMAAMQLINHKNALVLDVREQNEYDSGHILNSKLIPVGKLLERIGELEKYRERPIVAVCRSGQRSASACAVLGKQGFAQVHNLNGGVMAWQKAGLPLEK from the coding sequence GTGCTGCAATTCCTGCAAAATAACAGCTGGACAGTCCTGGTCGCAGTGTCCAGCGGAGCGATGCTGTTCTGGTCGTTCTTTGGCAACCGTTTGCGCGGTATCAAAGAGGTTGATCATATGGCCGCAATGCAGTTGATCAATCACAAGAACGCATTGGTTTTGGATGTGCGCGAACAAAACGAATATGATTCCGGGCATATTTTGAACAGCAAGCTTATTCCGGTGGGCAAGCTCCTGGAACGCATCGGTGAGCTGGAAAAATATCGCGAACGCCCCATCGTCGCGGTGTGCCGCAGCGGCCAGCGTTCGGCTTCCGCCTGTGCCGTACTGGGCAAGCAGGGATTTGCCCAGGTCCACAACCTGAATGGCGGTGTGATGGCCTGGCAAAAAGCCGGTCTGCCGCTGGAGAAATGA
- a CDS encoding O-antigen ligase family protein → MLNKPSSFSFGLARISLTFVGLMWVLPFLYYNHAYPITTFYQEWGAGLLGLCAMPLLLTSRYWQAPEVPRIVMLPIGLMLLLMVQFLAGRISYFDHLMLLALYFMFAALLIMLGQRLRVELGLPALATALAVFLLAGAELNTLAGILQHYRWNTFLNPVITAKTSHAVYGNLAQPNHYANYIALGMISLGLLYARFSMRIWQVALLAVPMLFVMVLSGSRSSWLYLLSAAGLAFLWQRRDQTLRPLLYFTLALLLAFGLMHFVVQIPWLEGATGSVTTTERLFGDNASGAIRLHLWREAVLIFLQFPLLGAGFGQFAFQHFQLAAELHNTALTGLYNNAHDLVMQTAAEAGLSGVLILLGTLGMWFRQSVRGAQYTIYHWWGYAILAVLGIHSLLEYPLWYLYFMGVAAIMLGIFDTTTYRLELRNVGRASAAAMLVLGALSLTQMFLGYKRLENALVMKGKTSADRSLVPRVQDELMAVHQSPLLGSYADLFIASTMELSADHLEQKLELNERAQRFIPIAPVVYHQVSLLALSDREAEAKAQLERAIWSYPMDYPTARTELEELARKDPARFSALLEFATQKYEEYQRAAIPAK, encoded by the coding sequence TTGCTAAACAAACCTTCTTCCTTTTCATTCGGCCTTGCCCGCATCAGTCTGACCTTCGTTGGTCTGATGTGGGTTTTGCCTTTTCTGTACTACAACCACGCCTATCCCATCACCACCTTCTACCAGGAGTGGGGCGCCGGTTTGCTGGGTTTGTGTGCGATGCCGCTGCTGCTGACAAGTCGTTATTGGCAAGCACCCGAAGTACCGCGCATTGTGATGTTGCCCATTGGACTGATGCTGTTGCTCATGGTGCAGTTCCTGGCCGGGCGCATCAGCTACTTCGATCACTTGATGCTTCTGGCGTTGTACTTCATGTTTGCCGCATTGCTCATTATGTTGGGGCAGCGTCTGCGGGTTGAGTTGGGATTGCCGGCATTGGCGACAGCACTGGCCGTATTTCTGCTGGCGGGAGCGGAACTGAATACGCTGGCGGGTATTTTGCAGCATTACCGTTGGAATACATTCCTGAACCCGGTCATTACTGCCAAGACCTCTCACGCAGTGTATGGCAACCTGGCACAGCCCAACCACTATGCCAATTACATCGCGTTGGGCATGATCTCGCTGGGGTTGCTGTATGCAAGGTTTTCCATGCGCATTTGGCAAGTGGCACTGCTAGCGGTCCCGATGCTGTTTGTCATGGTGTTGTCCGGGTCGCGCAGTTCCTGGCTGTATTTATTGTCCGCTGCCGGTTTGGCTTTCCTGTGGCAACGGCGAGATCAAACGCTACGACCACTGCTGTACTTCACTTTGGCACTGCTGCTGGCGTTCGGCCTGATGCACTTCGTGGTGCAAATACCCTGGCTGGAAGGTGCAACCGGAAGCGTGACAACGACGGAGCGCTTGTTCGGGGATAATGCCAGCGGCGCAATCCGATTGCACTTGTGGCGCGAGGCGGTGTTGATCTTCCTGCAATTTCCGTTGCTGGGGGCAGGTTTCGGGCAGTTTGCTTTTCAGCATTTTCAGCTCGCAGCGGAATTGCACAATACGGCCCTGACGGGCTTATACAACAATGCACACGATCTGGTGATGCAGACTGCGGCGGAAGCCGGCCTGTCGGGCGTATTGATTCTGCTGGGTACATTGGGCATGTGGTTCCGGCAATCTGTGCGCGGGGCGCAATACACTATTTATCACTGGTGGGGGTATGCGATTCTGGCTGTATTGGGTATCCATAGCCTGCTTGAATACCCGCTGTGGTACCTGTATTTCATGGGCGTGGCCGCAATCATGTTGGGTATATTCGATACGACGACCTATCGTTTGGAGTTGCGCAATGTAGGGCGCGCATCCGCCGCCGCCATGCTGGTTTTGGGCGCGCTATCGTTGACGCAGATGTTCTTGGGATATAAACGGCTGGAGAACGCACTGGTGATGAAAGGCAAGACAAGCGCCGATCGCAGTCTCGTTCCGCGCGTTCAAGACGAGTTAATGGCTGTTCACCAGTCTCCGCTGCTGGGCTCGTATGCCGACTTATTCATTGCCAGTACGATGGAGCTCAGCGCCGACCATCTGGAGCAGAAATTGGAGTTGAATGAACGCGCGCAACGTTTTATTCCGATCGCACCAGTGGTTTATCATCAGGTATCACTGCTGGCGCTATCCGATCGTGAGGCGGAAGCCAAGGCACAATTGGAACGAGCCATCTGGTCTTACCCCATGGATTACCCAACAGCACGTACTGAATTGGAAGAGTTGGCGCGCAAGGACCCCGCGCGGTTTTCCGCTCTGTTAGAATTCGCCACCCAAAAATACGAGGAGTACCAACGTGCTGCAATTCCTGCAAAATAA
- a CDS encoding DUF2892 domain-containing protein, with the protein MNAERIVRIVAGSFILLSLALGVEVSPLFVSKYFLLFTAFVGLNLFQSGFTQICPLNSILARFGIKGSC; encoded by the coding sequence ATGAACGCTGAACGCATAGTCCGTATCGTCGCAGGCAGTTTCATCCTGTTGTCATTGGCATTGGGTGTGGAAGTCAGTCCATTGTTTGTCAGTAAATATTTTTTGCTATTCACCGCTTTCGTAGGATTGAACCTGTTTCAGAGCGGTTTCACGCAGATATGTCCCTTGAATAGCATTCTTGCCCGCTTTGGTATCAAAGGCAGTTGCTAA
- a CDS encoding metalloregulator ArsR/SmtB family transcription factor: MTNKLIDKDEHIMEASLAIKAIAHPLRLKILCVLAGDELSVQEIVDSVGTTQSNISQHLAILRDKGVLATRKDANRVFYRIGDPRTLKLVGMMRDVFCST, translated from the coding sequence ATGACGAATAAACTGATCGATAAAGATGAACATATCATGGAAGCTTCGCTGGCGATCAAAGCCATCGCGCATCCGCTACGCCTGAAAATATTGTGCGTGCTTGCCGGCGATGAGTTAAGCGTTCAGGAAATCGTGGACAGCGTGGGTACGACACAGAGCAATATCTCGCAACATCTTGCAATCCTGCGCGACAAAGGCGTACTGGCCACGCGCAAAGACGCCAATCGGGTGTTCTATCGGATAGGCGATCCGCGCACACTCAAGCTGGTGGGGATGATGCGAGATGTGTTTTGTTCAACCTGA
- the gpmI gene encoding 2,3-bisphosphoglycerate-independent phosphoglycerate mutase yields MTAQSTQPITPVLLLILDGFGYREDPDFNAVANARKPNWNKLWSEYPHTLINASELRVGLPTGQMGNSEVGHLNIGAGRVVYQDLTKVDLAIENGSFYTNSALVQAVDSAKQRGTALHILGLLSPGGVHSHEAHIHAMLELAARAGLKKIFIHAFLDGRDTPPRSAAQSLQSLQDKCAQLGTGRIATIVGRFFAMDRDNRWERVQIAYDMLTLGKASFSFATPQAALDAAYARGENDEFVQATIIGESAAMQDGDSVVFMNFRADRAREITRALTDDKFDGFARTRFPRLGNYTTLSSYGEDFHLPCAYTADSIHNGIGEYLSNLGLKQLRIAETEKYAHVTYFMNGGREQPYPGEDRTLVPSPKVATYDLKPEMSAFEVTDKLEAAIRSRQYQAILCNYANGDMVGHSGILEAAVKAVEALDICIGRVVKTMLECGGEVLITADHGNAEQMRDLSTHQAHTAHTLNLVPFVYIGRKASIDEPGTGALQDVAPTLLAMMGLPQPPEMTGKSLIHIL; encoded by the coding sequence ATGACCGCACAATCGACTCAACCAATCACTCCTGTTCTTCTGCTCATCCTCGATGGTTTCGGTTATCGCGAGGATCCCGATTTCAACGCCGTTGCCAATGCTCGCAAACCGAATTGGAACAAATTATGGAGTGAGTATCCGCACACTCTGATCAACGCTTCCGAATTGCGCGTCGGATTACCTACCGGTCAGATGGGTAATTCCGAAGTGGGCCATTTGAATATCGGTGCCGGGCGAGTGGTATACCAAGACCTGACCAAAGTCGATCTGGCCATCGAGAACGGGAGCTTCTACACCAATTCCGCACTTGTGCAAGCAGTTGATTCCGCAAAACAACGTGGAACAGCGCTGCACATACTCGGTCTGCTGTCTCCCGGCGGGGTGCATAGCCATGAGGCACACATACACGCCATGCTGGAGTTGGCCGCGCGCGCCGGGCTGAAAAAAATCTTCATCCATGCCTTCCTTGACGGACGAGACACCCCGCCCCGCAGCGCAGCACAGTCCCTGCAATCACTGCAGGACAAATGCGCACAACTCGGCACGGGACGTATTGCCACCATCGTGGGGCGCTTCTTCGCCATGGATCGCGATAATCGCTGGGAACGCGTGCAGATCGCTTACGACATGCTCACTTTGGGCAAGGCGTCGTTCAGTTTTGCCACGCCCCAAGCTGCCCTAGATGCGGCTTATGCGCGCGGAGAGAACGACGAATTCGTGCAGGCAACCATCATCGGCGAATCCGCCGCAATGCAGGACGGGGATTCAGTGGTGTTCATGAATTTCCGCGCCGACCGTGCACGCGAGATCACGCGTGCCCTGACCGACGACAAGTTCGACGGCTTCGCCCGCACTCGCTTCCCCAGACTGGGGAACTACACCACCTTGAGCAGCTACGGAGAAGATTTTCATCTGCCCTGTGCTTACACGGCAGATTCCATCCATAACGGTATCGGCGAATATCTTTCCAATCTGGGCTTGAAACAACTGCGTATCGCCGAAACCGAAAAATACGCGCATGTCACTTACTTCATGAATGGCGGCAGGGAACAGCCCTACCCTGGAGAAGACCGCACGCTCGTGCCTTCGCCCAAAGTGGCCACTTACGACTTGAAGCCGGAAATGAGCGCATTCGAAGTCACCGACAAACTCGAAGCCGCAATCCGCAGCAGGCAATACCAGGCCATCCTGTGCAACTATGCCAACGGCGATATGGTCGGCCATAGCGGCATCCTGGAAGCGGCCGTGAAGGCGGTGGAAGCGCTGGACATCTGCATAGGTCGCGTAGTGAAGACGATGCTGGAGTGCGGCGGCGAGGTGCTCATCACCGCCGATCACGGCAATGCCGAACAAATGCGGGACTTGTCCACACACCAAGCCCACACCGCCCATACCCTCAACCTGGTTCCCTTCGTTTACATTGGGCGCAAGGCGAGTATTGATGAACCCGGAACCGGCGCATTGCAAGATGTTGCCCCGACCTTGCTGGCGATGATGGGACTGCCGCAACCGCCGGAAATGACCGGCAAGTCGCTTATCCATATTCTGTGA
- a CDS encoding peptidoglycan DD-metalloendopeptidase family protein yields the protein MTVLSRFALLAMLLLAGAAQASQQDDLEKLRKRISVLQQDFDKSNESKAEAADNLRESERAISNSNRKLHELAQQQQSANRELSQLQQRASAIDKELQGQQAMLGRLLYQQYMDGGEQEYLKLLLNNDDPNQVARELRYYEYIARNRAATLQSLRNGRARLQAVTDQARKKSDEIASLQAEERDQRQLLEQDKHAHQLMLNKISQQMKQQRREIGHLQRNESRLSQLVEKLAHVLPDTQADSVAFKSLKGKLTLPVKGKVTNRFGARRPESTMAWTGWFLRTSPNQPVKAVAPGRVVYADWLRGFGNLLIIDHGQGYMSLYGNNETLYKQVGDSLRGGDLIATVGSSGGNADSGLYFELRFEGKPFDPGKWVRH from the coding sequence GTGACCGTATTGTCTCGCTTCGCTCTGCTGGCGATGCTGCTCCTCGCAGGAGCGGCACAAGCCTCGCAGCAGGATGACCTGGAAAAATTGCGCAAGCGCATTTCCGTCCTGCAGCAGGATTTTGACAAATCCAACGAATCCAAAGCCGAAGCGGCAGATAACCTGCGCGAGTCGGAACGCGCCATCAGCAACAGCAACCGCAAACTGCACGAGCTCGCACAGCAACAGCAATCGGCCAACCGTGAGCTCTCGCAGTTGCAGCAGCGCGCCTCGGCAATTGACAAGGAACTGCAAGGCCAACAGGCCATGCTTGGACGCTTGCTGTACCAGCAATATATGGACGGGGGCGAACAGGAATACCTCAAACTGCTGCTCAATAACGACGACCCCAACCAGGTCGCACGCGAGTTGCGTTACTACGAATACATCGCGCGCAACCGCGCTGCCACCCTGCAGTCCTTGCGCAACGGCCGTGCCAGGTTGCAAGCGGTAACCGATCAGGCGCGCAAAAAGAGCGACGAAATCGCCTCGTTGCAAGCGGAAGAGCGCGACCAACGGCAGCTTCTGGAACAGGACAAACATGCACACCAGTTGATGCTGAACAAAATATCGCAGCAGATGAAGCAACAGCGCCGCGAGATCGGACATTTGCAACGCAACGAAAGCCGTCTGTCGCAATTGGTCGAGAAACTCGCGCATGTTTTGCCCGACACCCAGGCAGACAGCGTCGCATTCAAGTCGCTCAAAGGAAAACTGACCTTGCCGGTCAAAGGCAAGGTGACCAACAGGTTCGGCGCGCGGCGCCCGGAAAGCACCATGGCCTGGACCGGCTGGTTCCTGCGCACCTCCCCTAACCAACCGGTCAAAGCGGTGGCTCCCGGTCGCGTGGTATATGCCGATTGGTTGCGCGGCTTCGGCAATCTCCTCATCATCGACCATGGACAAGGTTACATGAGCCTGTACGGAAACAACGAAACACTCTACAAGCAGGTAGGTGACAGTCTGCGCGGCGGCGACCTTATCGCCACCGTGGGTAGCAGCGGCGGCAACGCAGATTCCGGTTTATACTTCGAACTGCGATTTGAAGGTAAACCCTTCGACCCGGGCAAATGGGTCAGGCATTGA
- a CDS encoding S41 family peptidase, with protein MSRRFKEYGLVVIGLVAGILVSLNFSAVADKDTELPLPVEELRAFSEVFGRIKSDYVEPVSDKALITSAINGMLSGLDPHSAYLDADAFKELQVGTQGEFGGLGIEVGMEDGLVKVISPIEDTPAYTAGVKSGDLIIKLDDTLVKGLTLNDAVKRMRGKPGSVIVLTILRKNEPKPLQISVTRAVIKVQSVKSKLEEPGYGFVRITQFQEHTGENLATALNNLQKQNNGPLQGLVLDLRNDPGGLLTSAVGVSAAFLPKDALVVYTEGRTEDAKMHLTANPDNYLRGSSRNDYLKDLPDSFKKVPMVVLVNGGSASASETVAGALQDQKRAVIMGTQSFGKGSVQTILPLGNNTAIKLTTARYFTPSGRSIQAKGIVPDIVVEDPATASFDNAFRLREVDLDKHLSNSQGEDKSESTTKTSKSETKAKDGDGSKVEVAEFGAKNDYQLNQALNLLKGLNILRGK; from the coding sequence ATGAGTCGTCGCTTCAAGGAATATGGTCTTGTGGTCATCGGTCTGGTGGCAGGTATTCTGGTCAGCCTGAATTTTTCTGCCGTTGCGGATAAAGATACCGAATTGCCGCTGCCGGTTGAAGAGTTGCGCGCTTTCTCCGAAGTGTTTGGCCGTATCAAGAGCGATTATGTCGAACCGGTGAGTGACAAGGCTCTCATCACGTCAGCCATCAATGGCATGTTGAGCGGACTCGACCCGCACTCTGCCTATCTGGATGCCGATGCTTTCAAGGAACTTCAAGTCGGAACACAGGGCGAATTCGGGGGACTGGGCATTGAAGTCGGCATGGAAGACGGCCTGGTCAAAGTAATTTCACCGATAGAAGACACACCCGCTTATACAGCCGGAGTCAAGAGCGGTGACCTCATCATCAAGCTCGACGACACGCTGGTAAAAGGCCTGACCCTGAACGACGCGGTGAAACGCATGCGTGGCAAGCCCGGAAGCGTGATCGTACTCACTATCTTGCGCAAGAACGAACCCAAGCCTTTGCAGATCAGCGTGACACGCGCGGTCATCAAGGTGCAGAGCGTGAAATCCAAACTGGAAGAACCGGGATATGGTTTCGTGCGCATCACCCAGTTCCAGGAACATACGGGGGAGAACCTCGCCACTGCGTTGAATAATCTGCAGAAGCAAAACAACGGTCCGCTCCAGGGATTAGTACTCGACCTGCGCAACGATCCGGGCGGCTTGCTGACTAGCGCCGTCGGGGTATCCGCCGCCTTCCTGCCCAAGGACGCGCTGGTGGTCTATACCGAGGGACGCACGGAAGACGCCAAAATGCACCTTACTGCCAACCCTGACAATTACCTGCGTGGCAGCAGCAGGAACGATTACCTGAAAGATCTACCGGATTCATTCAAAAAGGTTCCGATGGTCGTATTGGTAAACGGCGGCTCGGCTTCAGCTTCCGAGACCGTCGCAGGTGCGCTGCAGGATCAGAAACGTGCCGTCATCATGGGTACGCAATCGTTCGGCAAGGGCTCGGTGCAGACAATATTGCCGTTGGGTAACAATACCGCGATCAAGCTCACCACTGCTCGTTATTTCACTCCCAGCGGACGTTCCATCCAGGCCAAGGGGATCGTGCCCGACATCGTGGTCGAAGATCCGGCGACTGCCAGTTTCGATAATGCATTCCGCCTGCGCGAGGTCGATTTGGACAAACACCTGAGCAACAGCCAGGGTGAGGACAAGAGTGAATCGACAACAAAAACAAGCAAGAGCGAAACCAAGGCCAAAGATGGCGACGGCAGCAAAGTCGAGGTTGCCGAATTTGGTGCGAAAAACGACTACCAATTGAACCAGGCCCTGAATCTGCTTAAGGGCTTGAACATATTGCGCGGGAAGTAA
- a CDS encoding GGDEF domain-containing protein, which produces MFGDNVLEQVAEVLKHTALRAGDYVFRYGGGGFSIVTSGLDRQESGQFTEKLRQGIFALNIENLKSPHQRLTVSAGFWCVTDLRNIIPSELLLNADNALYRAKDAGRNTVVDFDAIPGFETEENQSQITPA; this is translated from the coding sequence CTGTTTGGCGACAACGTGCTGGAACAAGTCGCGGAAGTCCTCAAGCATACTGCGCTGAGAGCGGGAGACTACGTGTTTCGTTATGGAGGAGGAGGATTCTCCATCGTGACTTCCGGGCTTGATAGACAAGAATCCGGACAATTCACGGAGAAGTTACGACAAGGTATTTTTGCACTGAACATAGAGAACCTGAAATCCCCGCATCAACGTTTGACAGTTTCCGCCGGTTTTTGGTGTGTTACCGATCTGAGGAACATCATTCCAAGCGAGTTGCTGCTGAATGCCGACAATGCACTATACCGGGCAAAGGATGCAGGGCGAAATACGGTTGTGGATTTTGATGCGATACCTGGTTTTGAAACAGAGGAAAATCAATCGCAAATTACACCAGCCTGA